The Geothrix sp. genome has a window encoding:
- a CDS encoding PDZ domain-containing protein, translating to MRLRRFLPLALLLGLSLGAQDPALRDTFLQAKALWATQGDREGATARFEKVVEALAPRGASLEADWLAALCESYNWLAVLDDRSAPNRPRAQTRLQALIDLNPDFDVDRALTSQRLATLFDRLKAEKYAPVKLSYAPEGGKLLVDGRPGPPLARKFLPFGTHKLTYTRPGFAPAELSLELAPRDAKTADFKLVRVSSTVTLYVQPSGAEVLVDGRSLGRTQGKAGPEAASVAVPLGLRPEDLSEAFVISELGPGKHKLELRAPCFRTKVLEMGEGLATPWADHTLEPIRLESSKGTLTVTSAWAGGELFLSGQSQGPLPVTQLPVCSGAYDLLVRFPAGGFSQRITVEDGKALSVEARPKPRLAFLGLEGEADFTGRARFLAQLEGLGDRLQQVAFLPARPGEGTGEALARVKASREAELVLLATPVPDKVIHQVELRLATLEGEEERLVVKPLEQDPLGPLATRLNTLPVIHEPGLGLSLLDLPGEPGPWVLAASEPAQKAGIQPGKALTQVNGKPISSVQALRPLLEGVRGPVTLVQGGGASVTLPIQTEALEIPLSAPDLCYPAVLAHLRLQYAGARGDEANLIRLNLALGHMHFRAFDKAIDLLRDARLSTVAGVSQGTLDYHTGICFLRLGAAYQAEAVQAFRQALKYPQATLLGPDGPLVAPLARQALEDLK from the coding sequence ATGCGCCTCCGACGCTTCCTCCCACTCGCGCTCCTCCTCGGGCTTTCGCTCGGGGCGCAGGATCCGGCCCTCCGGGATACCTTCCTCCAGGCCAAGGCCCTCTGGGCCACCCAGGGGGACCGGGAAGGCGCCACGGCACGCTTCGAAAAGGTCGTCGAGGCCCTGGCGCCCAGGGGGGCTTCCTTGGAGGCCGATTGGCTCGCCGCGCTGTGCGAGAGCTACAACTGGCTCGCCGTGCTGGATGACCGCAGCGCCCCGAACCGGCCCCGGGCCCAGACGCGGCTGCAGGCCCTCATCGACCTGAACCCGGATTTCGACGTGGACCGCGCCCTCACCTCCCAGCGCCTGGCCACGCTGTTCGATCGCCTGAAAGCCGAGAAGTACGCGCCGGTGAAGCTGAGCTATGCCCCGGAGGGCGGGAAGCTGCTGGTGGACGGCCGCCCCGGACCGCCCCTGGCCCGGAAGTTCCTCCCCTTCGGGACCCACAAGCTGACCTACACCCGCCCGGGCTTCGCCCCTGCGGAACTCAGCCTCGAACTCGCCCCCCGCGACGCCAAGACCGCCGACTTCAAGCTCGTCCGCGTGTCCTCCACAGTCACCCTCTATGTTCAGCCCAGCGGCGCCGAGGTCCTGGTGGATGGGCGCAGCCTGGGTCGCACCCAAGGCAAGGCGGGCCCCGAGGCCGCATCCGTGGCCGTGCCCCTGGGCCTGCGGCCCGAGGACCTCTCCGAGGCCTTCGTCATTTCCGAGCTCGGTCCCGGCAAGCACAAGCTCGAGTTGCGCGCCCCCTGCTTCCGCACCAAGGTGCTGGAGATGGGCGAAGGGCTTGCCACCCCCTGGGCGGACCACACCCTGGAACCCATCCGCCTCGAGTCGTCCAAGGGTACCCTCACGGTGACCTCCGCCTGGGCGGGCGGCGAACTCTTCCTGTCCGGGCAGAGCCAGGGGCCCCTCCCCGTCACCCAGCTTCCGGTCTGCTCGGGTGCCTATGATCTGCTGGTCCGCTTCCCCGCGGGCGGGTTCTCCCAGCGCATCACCGTGGAAGATGGGAAGGCCCTCTCCGTGGAGGCGCGACCCAAGCCCCGCCTGGCCTTCCTGGGCCTGGAGGGCGAGGCCGACTTCACGGGCCGGGCCCGGTTCCTGGCCCAGCTCGAAGGGCTTGGCGACCGCCTGCAGCAGGTGGCCTTCCTGCCCGCCCGGCCCGGCGAAGGCACCGGGGAGGCCCTGGCCCGGGTGAAGGCCTCGCGGGAAGCAGAGCTGGTCCTCCTGGCGACCCCCGTGCCCGACAAGGTCATCCACCAGGTCGAGCTTCGGCTGGCCACGCTCGAGGGCGAGGAGGAACGCCTGGTGGTGAAGCCCCTGGAGCAGGACCCCCTGGGACCGCTCGCCACCCGCCTCAACACCCTCCCGGTCATCCACGAACCCGGCCTTGGCCTGTCCCTGCTCGACCTTCCCGGTGAACCGGGCCCCTGGGTCCTCGCCGCATCAGAACCGGCCCAGAAGGCCGGCATCCAGCCCGGGAAGGCCCTCACCCAGGTGAACGGCAAGCCCATCAGCTCCGTCCAGGCCCTGCGGCCCCTTCTGGAAGGTGTCCGCGGCCCCGTCACCCTCGTCCAAGGGGGGGGCGCCTCCGTGACCCTGCCCATCCAGACCGAGGCCCTGGAGATCCCCCTGAGCGCCCCGGACCTCTGCTACCCGGCCGTCCTCGCCCACCTGCGCCTGCAGTACGCCGGGGCCCGGGGGGATGAAGCCAACCTGATCCGGCTGAACCTGGCCCTCGGCCACATGCACTTCCGGGCCTTCGACAAGGCCATCGACCTCCTGCGGGATGCACGCCTCAGCACCGTCGCCGGGGTCAGCCAGGGCACCCTGGACTACCACACGGGCATCTGCTTCCTCCGCCTCGGGGCGGCCTACCAGGCTGAAGCTGTGCAGGCATTCCGGCAGGCTCTGAAGTATCCTCAGGCAACCCTTCTCGGTCCCGACGGTCCCCTGGTCGCTCCCCTGGCGCGGCAGGCCCTGGAGGATCTGAAGTAG
- a CDS encoding sigma-54 dependent transcriptional regulator: MLKAPWLGHWKAPWGLDRGRRWGDPAWALAAIAQAWLLGGREGLWPQVEQEARRPFGPQVSRQPTVFGPRPDPAWVARLRHGSPTVPASQRGAREDELQAWAWEALLEGDGAPWMAVGSVLLDRPQRLRWIALLGAVDAEGILHLPPFLDILVPPALHRLPPHWWAFLLQSQDSGGRLLPEGALDADLPWSILQAHAGSLVLEVLPEGLKPHREAPWLAALPGGRWMLDPRLRAWARGFGASPAGLEGLALNGLAGGAAPEVGLTALLRLQPSPAFPDGWTPSLEADIREDLRRPSLPPTSGHPTWDRVRMRWGGEAPEPAEGYPAWGTRVHPCADPFHWMAQGQRAIQACEPEAALRAFTLAHAHFGRLTATGWAGRAASNAAVAALQWADLPAHARWAALRGSLPQPWRDLETAQLAEVHLEPEAALTRIRGLVEAHPGLPGAWGLLASHGADRERWDLVREGLAGAGDHPYTRFLHAVLGPLTEEPPHDADPETRLSWETHRLFRGGVDPEAFWAAWRACPTQIMCLELGLQVMERRPDLRRASSLLALQAIADRAASPRHQRRLAALWPQPDAVADPAPLHLIKDWLASLTTPTWITWEEEGRLHALGTGEAPPEGALSRLAQDGTLAPFAQGPWVWCGHPLVWEGCPVGAVLLARPAEAVPTAPLEPLLISPWLARIRARQPVEIAVEPGLLLTDGSEPMASLLRELDRVAASDLPVLILGPTGSGKELAARELHQRSGRSGPLVAVNCSAFAEGLLESELFGHTKGAFTGADRDRRGAIEAARGGTLFLDEVADLSPRLQSLLLRVLQEREIRRVGSDHAVKVDVRFAAATHRPMEDLATAGAFRRDLLFRLQGAVLRLPPLSARRHEFPFLVPRFVVRAAASARRPVPALAPGLPEALARLPWPGNVRELLHALERAILRCEGGTLKPSHLPELEAPMAQAHTWDDATRAFQRRLLLETLQASGFRVAEAAQTLGLARPALYAVAKRLGVDLVAERSESTPGPAVRNREVGRIG, from the coding sequence GTGCTGAAGGCCCCCTGGCTCGGCCACTGGAAGGCCCCCTGGGGTCTGGATCGCGGCCGGCGCTGGGGCGACCCGGCCTGGGCCCTGGCCGCCATCGCCCAGGCCTGGCTGCTGGGCGGGCGCGAGGGCCTGTGGCCGCAGGTGGAGCAGGAAGCCCGGCGGCCCTTCGGACCCCAGGTCTCCCGCCAGCCCACCGTCTTTGGTCCCCGCCCCGATCCCGCGTGGGTGGCCCGCCTCCGCCACGGCAGCCCCACCGTACCGGCTTCGCAACGGGGCGCCCGGGAGGACGAGCTGCAGGCCTGGGCCTGGGAGGCCCTGCTCGAAGGCGACGGCGCCCCCTGGATGGCCGTCGGGTCGGTCCTTCTGGATCGGCCCCAGCGTCTGCGATGGATCGCCCTACTGGGAGCCGTGGACGCGGAGGGGATCCTCCACCTCCCGCCCTTTCTCGACATCCTGGTGCCGCCCGCACTCCATCGCCTGCCACCGCATTGGTGGGCCTTCCTCCTGCAGAGCCAGGACTCCGGAGGACGCCTGCTGCCGGAGGGTGCACTGGACGCGGACCTGCCGTGGTCCATCCTCCAGGCCCACGCGGGATCCCTGGTGCTGGAGGTGCTGCCCGAAGGCCTGAAGCCCCATCGCGAGGCCCCCTGGCTGGCCGCCCTCCCCGGGGGCCGCTGGATGCTGGACCCGCGCCTGCGGGCCTGGGCCCGGGGTTTCGGGGCCTCCCCGGCCGGCCTGGAAGGCCTCGCCCTCAACGGCCTGGCGGGAGGGGCCGCCCCCGAGGTGGGCCTGACGGCCCTGCTCCGGCTGCAACCCTCTCCCGCCTTCCCCGATGGCTGGACGCCTTCCCTGGAAGCCGACATCCGGGAGGATCTCCGGCGGCCAAGCCTCCCGCCGACCTCAGGCCATCCCACCTGGGATCGGGTGCGCATGCGCTGGGGTGGCGAGGCCCCGGAACCTGCCGAGGGCTATCCCGCCTGGGGCACCCGCGTGCATCCCTGCGCGGACCCGTTCCACTGGATGGCCCAGGGGCAGCGCGCCATCCAGGCCTGTGAACCCGAGGCGGCCCTGCGGGCCTTCACCCTGGCCCACGCCCACTTCGGGCGGCTGACCGCCACCGGATGGGCTGGCCGGGCCGCGTCCAACGCCGCCGTCGCCGCCCTCCAGTGGGCGGATCTCCCCGCTCACGCCCGGTGGGCGGCCCTCCGCGGCTCACTTCCCCAGCCCTGGCGGGACCTGGAAACGGCCCAGCTGGCCGAGGTGCATCTGGAGCCCGAGGCCGCCCTGACCCGGATCCGCGGGCTGGTGGAGGCCCACCCCGGCCTTCCCGGGGCCTGGGGCCTGCTTGCCAGCCACGGGGCCGACCGGGAGCGCTGGGACCTGGTGCGGGAAGGCCTCGCCGGAGCCGGTGACCACCCCTACACCCGCTTTCTCCACGCCGTGCTGGGACCCTTGACGGAGGAACCGCCGCACGATGCCGACCCCGAAACCCGCCTGAGCTGGGAGACCCATCGCCTCTTCCGGGGGGGCGTGGATCCCGAGGCCTTCTGGGCGGCGTGGCGGGCCTGCCCCACCCAGATCATGTGCCTGGAATTGGGCCTGCAGGTGATGGAACGGCGACCGGATCTCCGTCGGGCTTCTTCCCTGCTGGCCCTCCAGGCCATCGCCGATCGGGCGGCCAGCCCGCGGCACCAGCGGCGCCTGGCGGCCCTGTGGCCCCAACCCGATGCCGTCGCTGATCCCGCCCCCCTTCACCTCATCAAGGACTGGTTGGCCAGCCTGACCACCCCCACCTGGATCACCTGGGAAGAAGAGGGGCGGCTGCACGCCTTGGGTACCGGAGAGGCCCCGCCCGAGGGCGCCCTCAGCCGCCTTGCCCAAGATGGAACGCTGGCACCTTTCGCCCAGGGCCCCTGGGTCTGGTGCGGGCATCCCCTGGTCTGGGAGGGCTGCCCCGTGGGCGCAGTGCTGCTGGCCCGGCCTGCGGAGGCCGTGCCCACGGCTCCGCTGGAACCGCTCCTGATCTCGCCCTGGCTCGCCCGGATCCGCGCCCGACAGCCTGTCGAAATCGCGGTCGAGCCCGGCCTCCTGCTCACGGATGGCAGCGAGCCCATGGCCTCCCTGCTGCGGGAGCTTGACCGCGTGGCCGCTTCCGACCTGCCCGTGCTGATCCTCGGCCCCACGGGCAGCGGCAAGGAACTGGCGGCCCGGGAACTGCACCAGAGGTCGGGCCGCTCGGGCCCGCTGGTGGCCGTGAACTGCTCGGCCTTTGCCGAGGGCCTGTTGGAGTCCGAGCTCTTCGGCCACACCAAGGGCGCCTTCACAGGCGCGGACCGCGACCGGCGCGGAGCCATCGAGGCCGCCCGGGGGGGCACCCTGTTCCTCGACGAGGTGGCGGACCTGTCGCCGCGCCTGCAGTCTCTCCTCCTGCGCGTCCTCCAGGAGCGGGAGATCCGCCGCGTCGGCTCGGACCATGCCGTGAAGGTGGATGTCCGCTTTGCCGCCGCCACCCACCGCCCCATGGAAGACCTCGCCACGGCCGGGGCCTTCCGGCGCGACCTGCTCTTCCGCCTCCAGGGCGCGGTGCTCCGCCTCCCGCCCCTCTCGGCTCGCCGCCATGAATTCCCCTTCCTGGTGCCGCGGTTCGTGGTGCGGGCCGCAGCCTCGGCCAGACGGCCCGTGCCGGCCCTGGCCCCGGGCCTGCCCGAGGCCCTGGCCCGCCTGCCCTGGCCCGGCAATGTGCGTGAGCTGCTGCACGCCCTCGAGCGGGCCATCCTCCGCTGCGAGGGCGGCACCCTCAAGCCTTCCCACCTCCCGGAGCTGGAAGCGCCCATGGCCCAGGCACACACCTGGGATGACGCCACCCGCGCCTTCCAGCGGCGCCTGCTGCTGGAGACCCTCCAGGCGAGCGGGTTCCGCGTGGCCGAAGCCGCACAGACCCTCGGCCTCGCCCGCCCCGCCCTCTACGCCGTGGCCAAACGGTTGGGCGTGGATCTGGTGGCGGAGCGATCGGAGTCGACTCCGGGTCCCGCGGTCAGGAATCGTGAGGTCGGCAGGATCGGGTGA
- a CDS encoding tetratricopeptide repeat protein has protein sequence MPFASPWFRTPAALLCALSVPGVAQVAAQDGELAERLYRSGERAYAAKSYKEALDTWSQLLQTTPKSGFAPQALLRLAHHQVEVERKPEAALPYLDRLKVDYIKSPEAAEGLLLRGVLLARQARRAADLKDAMAEFNRVLDLFPDAPAVPEARFQLGRAWRDQGQWGRALQQFVEAFRIRPDAAVAPRAMLQAAEVLDLMGDLPGCLRMLQRLRTQAPQSPEAREAGWRIAVRVKHRLQKPPLRNGGPWPGGRAKWLKTPTLLALAPDGDLLIYQNDLDHAFRLHEGELTAAGPAATGARALLASSTGALWLLSKTGLVREDAPVPLPLGTLGAITGAAQDRWGTLWVADAKTPALTLFGLDGTSRTVASPTANALAALPSGGVVIAADADRKLLFLDADGQPRTVVSYGKDLPAPFRYVVALASDGAGQVAALVDGGDFGEGVVVLGPDGAVLRQATFKALGISGRITSLALDREGGLILCDRRNDLLIRVD, from the coding sequence GGCCAAATCCTACAAGGAAGCCCTGGATACCTGGAGCCAGCTGCTTCAGACCACACCCAAGAGCGGGTTCGCCCCCCAGGCCCTGCTGCGGCTGGCCCACCACCAGGTGGAAGTGGAGCGGAAACCCGAGGCGGCCCTGCCCTACCTCGACCGCCTGAAGGTCGATTACATCAAGAGCCCCGAGGCCGCGGAAGGGCTGCTGCTGCGCGGTGTCCTGCTGGCCCGGCAGGCCCGGCGCGCCGCGGACCTGAAAGACGCCATGGCCGAGTTCAATCGCGTCCTCGACCTCTTCCCGGATGCCCCGGCGGTACCCGAGGCCCGCTTCCAGCTGGGCCGGGCCTGGCGGGACCAGGGGCAGTGGGGCCGGGCCCTCCAGCAGTTCGTGGAGGCCTTCCGGATCCGACCCGATGCCGCCGTGGCTCCCCGGGCCATGCTGCAGGCCGCCGAGGTCCTGGACCTGATGGGCGATCTCCCCGGCTGCCTGCGCATGCTCCAGCGCCTCCGGACTCAGGCGCCCCAGAGCCCCGAGGCCCGGGAGGCCGGCTGGCGCATTGCCGTGCGGGTGAAGCACCGGCTCCAGAAGCCGCCCCTCCGCAACGGCGGCCCCTGGCCCGGCGGCCGCGCCAAGTGGCTGAAGACGCCGACCCTGCTGGCCCTGGCCCCGGACGGAGACCTGCTCATCTATCAGAACGACCTCGACCACGCGTTTCGCCTCCACGAGGGGGAGTTGACCGCGGCCGGTCCCGCCGCGACGGGGGCCCGGGCCCTGCTGGCCTCCTCCACCGGCGCCCTCTGGCTGCTGTCCAAGACCGGCCTGGTGCGGGAGGACGCGCCGGTTCCCCTGCCCCTGGGCACCCTCGGTGCCATCACCGGCGCGGCCCAGGACCGCTGGGGCACCCTCTGGGTGGCGGATGCCAAGACGCCCGCCCTCACCCTCTTCGGCCTGGACGGCACCTCGCGCACCGTGGCCTCGCCCACAGCCAACGCCCTGGCCGCCCTGCCCTCGGGCGGCGTCGTCATCGCCGCGGATGCCGACCGCAAGCTGCTCTTCCTGGATGCCGACGGCCAGCCCCGCACCGTGGTGTCCTACGGCAAGGACCTGCCCGCCCCCTTCCGTTATGTGGTGGCCCTGGCCTCGGACGGCGCCGGCCAAGTGGCGGCCCTGGTGGATGGCGGGGACTTCGGCGAGGGCGTGGTGGTCCTCGGGCCCGATGGCGCGGTGCTGCGCCAGGCCACCTTCAAGGCCCTTGGCATCAGCGGGCGCATCACCTCGCTGGCCCTGGACCGAGAGGGGGGGCTCATCCTCTGCGACCGCCGCAACGACCTCCTGATCCGTGTGGACTGA